A genomic stretch from Sulfoacidibacillus ferrooxidans includes:
- a CDS encoding LamB/YcsF family protein yields MWHIDLNADVGESFGHYTIGADVDIFSFITSANIACGFHAGDPHVLNQAVKLAVQNGVSIGAHPGLPDIQGFGRRWIPYTASEIYELVVYQIGAMQAFTKIHGVPLHHVKPHGALYNQAAISADMAMAVAQAIRDVDPQLLLYGLAGSELIVAGEKVGLAVAQEVFADRNYEEDGTLTPRTHPDALIEEDKQVIERLIFMITKGKIKARTGQELTVNVDTVCVHGDGARAVSLLSSLQKQLIHNEITVAAI; encoded by the coding sequence ATGTGGCATATAGACTTAAATGCAGATGTAGGAGAAAGTTTTGGTCACTATACCATAGGTGCTGATGTAGACATTTTCTCATTCATTACCTCCGCCAATATCGCCTGTGGTTTTCATGCAGGGGATCCACACGTCTTAAACCAAGCAGTCAAATTAGCTGTTCAAAATGGGGTTAGTATAGGCGCACACCCAGGATTGCCTGATATACAGGGATTTGGAAGACGATGGATCCCGTATACGGCTAGTGAGATTTATGAACTGGTTGTGTATCAAATTGGTGCGATGCAAGCATTTACTAAGATACATGGTGTTCCACTTCATCACGTCAAGCCACACGGAGCCTTGTATAATCAAGCAGCCATATCTGCAGATATGGCCATGGCTGTTGCACAAGCGATTAGGGATGTGGATCCGCAACTATTACTATATGGACTTGCAGGAAGTGAACTCATTGTTGCAGGTGAGAAAGTCGGTCTTGCAGTAGCACAAGAGGTTTTTGCCGATCGTAATTATGAAGAGGATGGCACGCTAACGCCTCGCACACATCCAGATGCACTAATCGAAGAAGATAAGCAAGTAATTGAACGCTTGATTTTTATGATAACAAAAGGAAAAATCAAAGCGCGAACTGGACAAGAACTAACTGTAAACGTAGATACCGTTTGTGTACATGGCGATGGTGCACGTGCTGTTTCATTACTTTCATCACTTCAAAAACAACTTATACACAATGAAATTACAGTGGCAGCGATATGA
- a CDS encoding biotin-dependent carboxyltransferase family protein, whose translation MTKTAKNGYLTVIHPGSMTTIQDLGRWGYQDQGIPVGGVVDAFAARAANLLLGNKENDAVLECTLKGPVFYFSKATWIAVCGADVSIRISISHDNIGFSVSEVQFPSWSSYFIPKHAVVSVGMATHQSRMYIAIKGGICVPKVIGSRSTYSRATMGGYQGRALQALDMIPIQLDDKGEGTPIPTTSIVHTPHVIARMQPPEWYLQNPHIHILHVLPGPEYDQFLQHGDMIFSVTSQMDRMGCRLQGKEALIRIREQEMYSEAVVEGSVQVPPSGQPIILLAERQTIGGYPIPYIIIRADLSKAAQLRPGTQVTFKVIDVETARAMWLEQEYHLRVMAAGISLNNRYMKQ comes from the coding sequence ATGACAAAAACCGCTAAGAATGGATACTTGACCGTTATTCATCCTGGTTCTATGACGACGATTCAAGATTTAGGGAGATGGGGTTATCAAGATCAAGGAATTCCAGTCGGAGGTGTTGTAGATGCTTTTGCGGCTCGAGCTGCCAATCTTTTGCTTGGCAATAAAGAAAATGATGCTGTATTGGAATGTACATTAAAGGGACCTGTTTTTTATTTTTCTAAGGCAACGTGGATTGCCGTGTGTGGAGCAGATGTTTCCATAAGAATCAGCATATCACATGATAACATCGGGTTCAGTGTCTCAGAAGTACAATTTCCTTCTTGGTCATCCTATTTCATTCCAAAGCATGCAGTAGTGTCTGTAGGTATGGCAACACATCAATCGCGCATGTATATAGCCATCAAAGGGGGGATTTGCGTACCGAAAGTCATTGGTAGCCGTTCCACCTATAGCAGAGCAACAATGGGTGGATATCAGGGACGAGCATTACAAGCCTTAGATATGATCCCTATACAACTAGATGATAAAGGAGAAGGTACTCCGATACCAACCACATCTATTGTACATACTCCTCATGTCATAGCACGTATGCAGCCACCTGAGTGGTATTTACAAAATCCACATATTCACATATTACATGTACTCCCTGGACCAGAATACGATCAGTTTTTACAACATGGAGATATGATCTTTTCTGTCACTTCACAAATGGATCGCATGGGGTGCCGACTACAAGGAAAAGAAGCTCTTATTCGTATCCGTGAGCAAGAGATGTATTCAGAAGCTGTTGTCGAAGGGAGTGTACAAGTACCACCTAGTGGTCAACCGATTATCTTGTTAGCGGAGAGGCAAACGATAGGCGGCTACCCTATTCCCTATATTATCATTCGAGCAGACCTAAGCAAGGCAGCACAACTGCGACCAGGCACACAAGTAACTTTTAAAGTAATAGATGTTGAGACAGCTCGTGCAATGTGGTTAGAACAGGAGTACCATCTTCGTGTCATGGCAGCAGGAATAAGCCTTAATAATCGATATATGAAACAATAA